A region of the Streptomyces sp. NBC_00442 genome:
ATGGCGGGCTCCTTCACCGGGACCCCGGTCCTCAACTGGTGGCTGCGCAGCCTGGGGGCGCGGATCGGGCGCGGGGTGTGGCTGGAGACGTACTGGCTGCCGGAGACCGATCTCGTCACCCTCGGGGACGGAGTGAGCGTGAACCGCGGGTGTGTGCTCCAGACCCACCTCTTCCACGACCGGATCATGCGGCTGGACACGGTGCGGCTCGCCGAGGGCGCGTCGCTCGGCCCGCACAGCATCGCGCTGCCCGGCACCGACATCGGCGCCCGCGCTTCGGTGGGCGCCGCGTCGCTGGTGATGCGCGGCGAGAGCGTGCCGCCCGACACCCGCTGGGCGGGCAACCCCATCGCGGGCGAGCGGCCCGTCCCGGCTGCCGACGAACTAGTGCGACTGGAACCGATGGTGACGGCTCGTCAGGAGACTTCGCCCCGGGAAGGGAGCACCGCGTGACCCGGTACAGCCGGCGGTCCCTGGTCCGGGTCGCCGCCCTGTCCACGCTCGGCGCCCTCGCCGTGGCGGACGAGGAGACCACCGGCCGCCGCGACCGCTACTTCCCGCAGCACGGCTCGTACGGGCACGACACGCTCGCCTACGACCTGCGGATCGCCTACGACTCCGCCAGCGGCCGCCTCGCCGGCACGGCGCTCATCCAGGCCGTGGCGTTGCGACCGCTGGAACGGGTCGAACTCGATCTGTTCCGGCTCAGCGCCCACGCGGCGCACGTAGACGGCAGGGCGGCCCGGGTCCGCCAACGACAGGGCAAGCTGTATCTGACACCTCGTCAACCTGTCGCGACCGGCGCCGTGTTCACCACGACGGTGCGGTACGGAGGGCGGCCCGGCCCGATGCGTTCGCCGTTCGGGAGCATCGGCTGGGACCGTACCGGGGACAGCCACGACGGCACCCTGGTCGCCTCCCAGCCGCTCGGGGCGCCGTCCTGGTTCCCCTGCAACGACCGGCCCGACGACAAGGCCGCGTACACCTTCCGCGTCACGGTGCCGCGCGACCGGCAGGCGCTCGCCAACGGCACACTCACCGAGTGCCGCAGCGAGGGTGCCACCGATGTGTGGACCTACCACCACCCCGGGCCCATGGCCACGTATCTGGCCGCGCTCTACACCGGCCGCTTCCAGCACGACAGCGTGCTGGCCCCCGGGCCGCCGGGCGGCAAGCCGATCCCGGTCCACAATTCCTATCCCTCACGGCTCGCCGAGCCGGCCCGGCACGACCTGGGCCGCCAGCCCGACATGCTGAGGCACTTCTCGCAGCTGTTCGGGCCCTACCCGTTCGAGGCCTACGGAGCGGTGGTGGTCGACGCGGACCTCGGGGCGCCCGTCGAGAACCAGACCCGTTCGGTGTTCGGCCGCAACCACATCGACGGCCGGCGCGGCTGGGAGACGCTCGTGGCCCACGAGCTGGCACACCAGTGGTTCGGCAACAGTGTGGGCATCCGCGAGTGGCGGCACATCTGGCTCAACGAAGGGTTCGCGACGTACGCCGAGTGGCTGTGGTCCGAGCACATCGGCGAGGACAGCGCGGACGAGATCGCGCGCCGCGAATGGCGCGGTCTCGCGCGGCGCGGCCAGAACCTGCGGCTCGCCGAGCCGGGCCCGCGCCGCATCTTCGACGACCGCCTCTACAACCGGGGCGCCTGCACCCTGCACGCGTTGCGCCTGACGCTGGGCGACGACGGGTTCTTCGCGGTACTGCGCGGGTGGCACGAGGCTCGGCGGGGCCGGACCGGCGACACGTCCGCCTTCATCGCGCACGCCGAGGCCATGGCGGGTGACACGGTCCGCCCGCTCCTCCAGGCCTGGCTCTACGAGAAGAAGCTCCCGGAACTGCCGATGCCGGTGGCCAACTGACACAGGGCGCTCGCGCTCCTGCTCCTGCTCCTGGTCGCCCTCGTGCTCGCGCTCGCGCTCGTGCTCGTGCTCGTGCTCGTGCTCGTGCTCGTGCTCGTGCCATCGTCTGGAAGCGCTCGCACCGGGCTGTCGTCGTATACAAACCTTGTCGACGGCGAGGACTCCGGACGCATGTGTGCCGGTTTGTACGTACATATGGCCCTTGCTAGGCCCCATATGCCGCCCCTTACAGTGCGCTTGGCTGTTTCCGGTCGATTTCATGGTGCTTAGGGGGAGAGTCACGTGCGAATGCCGCGTACTGGGCAACGGGGGCTGTTCGCGGTGCACGTGCTGCGGGGCCAGGCGCAGGTGCACTTCATGCCGAGCGCGGTGACCGGGGCCATCTT
Encoded here:
- a CDS encoding M1 family metallopeptidase; the protein is MTRYSRRSLVRVAALSTLGALAVADEETTGRRDRYFPQHGSYGHDTLAYDLRIAYDSASGRLAGTALIQAVALRPLERVELDLFRLSAHAAHVDGRAARVRQRQGKLYLTPRQPVATGAVFTTTVRYGGRPGPMRSPFGSIGWDRTGDSHDGTLVASQPLGAPSWFPCNDRPDDKAAYTFRVTVPRDRQALANGTLTECRSEGATDVWTYHHPGPMATYLAALYTGRFQHDSVLAPGPPGGKPIPVHNSYPSRLAEPARHDLGRQPDMLRHFSQLFGPYPFEAYGAVVVDADLGAPVENQTRSVFGRNHIDGRRGWETLVAHELAHQWFGNSVGIREWRHIWLNEGFATYAEWLWSEHIGEDSADEIARREWRGLARRGQNLRLAEPGPRRIFDDRLYNRGACTLHALRLTLGDDGFFAVLRGWHEARRGRTGDTSAFIAHAEAMAGDTVRPLLQAWLYEKKLPELPMPVAN